The proteins below are encoded in one region of Phaseolus vulgaris cultivar G19833 chromosome 1, P. vulgaris v2.0, whole genome shotgun sequence:
- the LOC137815681 gene encoding uncharacterized protein gives MSTELRLARKEATELHHKVQQLAQEKIELESKIVPYRVRVADLKALIKADAVKVKKLEQRSADRETLLGKVEKARDDAMAELAEANKEKGKIAAELGQVQVESKKVAEDLLQAQELNEQLKKQVEELEQQNKGLKEQAEGLEKQIEELKKQIEDLNLSSAQILAAGFEAAREQFACLFPDLDLSMVSLNNEVVDGKVVPAED, from the coding sequence atgagcaccgagctcaggctggcgcgcaaggaggccactgaactcCACCATAAAGTGCAacaacttgctcaagaaaagatcgaactagagagcaagattgtgccttaccgCGTCAGGGTGGCTGACCTGAAGGCTCTCATAAAGGCCGACGCCGTCAAGGTGAAGAAGCtagagcaaaggtcagccgaccgggagACCCTCCTCggaaaggtggaaaaggcgagggacgacgccatggctgaacttgccgaggccaacaaagagaagggaaagatagctgctgaattgggccaagtgcaagtggaatccaagaaggttgctgaagaccttctccaagctcaagAACTCAACGagcaactcaagaagcaagttgaggagctggagcagcagaataagggaCTGAAAGAACAAGCTGAAGGACTcgagaaacagattgaagagcttaagaagcaaattgaagatcTCAATCTGAGTtccgcccaaattctggctgccggattcgaggctgcacgggaacagttcgcctgcttgttccctgatctggatctcagcatggtgtctctgaacaatgaagtggtggatgggaaagtggtgcccgccgaagactga
- the LOC137815682 gene encoding uncharacterized protein, protein MTADKSKFANINFKQEGHVTYGDNNKGKILGRDTVGDKNNFLVHDVLYVEGLKHILLSISQLCDKGYQVTFKTNYCEICLPNSKEVVLIGKRINNVYLLDISSPTSIGFLLSKDDESWLWHRRIAHIHMHHLNKLISKDLTLFFEKKSEELSAFKKLARRLKNSCCSNIIPIRSDQEGEFQNEKFSTFCEKLGIFHNFSAPRTPQQNGVVVRKNKSLEELARTMIKNLGKLDEKTDNGIFIGYSSTSHAYRVYNKRLMTVEGFVHAVFDEIIHTDQGSQRTINKLDESGVITRNKARLVAKGYNKEEGINYIETFAPVARLEAVRLLLAFACMSGFKLFQMDVKSAFLNGIINEQVKQSKDGIFLSQSKYCKEIVKKFEMESCKEASIHMPLSCYMDVDMAGKEVDQTKYRGLIGCKLDWKNTNGTCHLLGSSLISWHSKKQDYVALSTVEAEYIATGSCGAQILWLKQQLEDFGLKISKVPLLCDNTSAINLTKNQIQHSRTKHIEICHHFISDHVNNGECEMKFIETRLQLADIFTKPLPKDMFFFLRNELGTGLDSNRSIEANMDLSSLNRGRLLIKDDLEALMSPNPW, encoded by the exons ATGACTGCAGATAAATCTAAGTTTGCGAACATCAATTTCAAGCAAGAAGGACATGTGActtatggagacaacaacaaaggaaagaTTCTTGGAAGAGACACCGTTGGAGACAAGAACAACTTCCTGGTTCATGATGTCCTTTATGTGGAAGGTCTCAAGCACATTCTTCTTAGCATTAGCCAGCTATGTGACAAGGGGTATCAAGTAACGTTCAAGACAAACTATTGTGAGATATGCCTACCCAATTCAAAGGAAGTAGTGTTGATTGGTAAAAGGATCAACAATGTTTATCTTTTAGATATCTCTTCTCCTACATCTATTGGCTTTCTTCTTTCCAaagatgatgagtcatggctaTGGCATAGAAGAATAGCTCATATTCATATGCATCATTtgaataaattgatatctaaagatCTT ACGTTGTTCTTCGAGAAAAAAAGTGAGGAATtatctgcattcaagaagcttgccAGAAGATTGAAAAACTCTTGCTGCAGCAACATCATTCCAATTAGAAGTGATCAAGAAGGGGAGttccaaaatgaaaaattcaGCACCTTTTGTGAAAAGCTGGGAATTTTTCACAACTTCTCCGCACCTAGAACTCCTCAACAGAATGGGGTAGTGGTGAGGAAGAACAAGTCTCTTGAAGAACTAGCAAGAACCATGATAA AAAATCTGGGGAAGCTTGATGAGAAAACCGACAATGGaatcttcattggttattctTCAACTAGCCATGcctatagagtctacaacaagagaCTCATGACTGTGGAGGGGTTTGTCCACGCggtgtttgatgaaatcatTCATACTGATCAGGGTTCACAAAGGACTAT aaacAAGCTGGATGAATCTGGGGTAATtacaaggaacaaggcaaggcttgTGGCTAAAGGTTATAATAAAGAAGAAGGCATAAATTATAttgaaacctttgctccagttgcaAGATTAGAAGCTGTAAGGTTGCTTCTggcctttgcttgtatgagtggattcaaactgttccaaatggatgttaagagtGCTTTCCTCAATGGAATCATCAATGAGCAA GTCAAGCAATCCAAAGATGGCATTTTtctaagtcaatcaaagtattgcaaagaaattgtcaagaagtttgaaatggaaagttgcaAAGAAGCTAGCATACATATGCCATTAAGTTGTTATATGGATGTTGATATGGCTGGAAAAGAggtagatcaaaccaaatataGAGGGTTGATTG ggtgtaagctggACTGGAAAAACACAAATGgcacttgtcatcttcttggatcAAGTCTTATTTCTTGGCATAGCAAGAAACAAGATTATGTGGCTCTTTCCACTGTAGAGGCTGAATACATTGCTACTGGAAGTTGTGGTGCACAAATTctttggctcaaacaacaactagaAGATTTTGGTTTAAAGATTAGCAAGGTGCCTTTGctttgtgacaacacaagtgctataaatctcaccaaaaatcagattcagcactcaagaacAAAGCACATTGAGATCTGTCATCACTTTATAAGTGATCATGTGAACAATGGAGAGTGTGAGATGAAATTCATTGAGACAAGATTGCAGCTTGCTGATATATTCACAAAGCCTTTGCCAAAGgacatgtttttctttttaagaaatgagttag GTACAGGTTTAGATTCAAACAGATCTATAGAAGCCAACATGGATTTGTCTTCAttaaatagggggagattgttgatcaaggatgatcttgaagctttgatgtctccaaatccatggtga